In Mustela nigripes isolate SB6536 chromosome 2, MUSNIG.SB6536, whole genome shotgun sequence, a single window of DNA contains:
- the LOC132012353 gene encoding uncharacterized protein LOC132012353 yields the protein MRPKGGTRRTAPAGSQLHCQRRTVRRPGGVGTGKPGRADLPVGTSRRCAARIQEGWIAWNPTVRQQALRRRNWYFCPLPPSLQSQACIGGCVLCCVLGLQPCTSPLSPTPSRDFVSLLKKKREWSRTCSDGFPLVSSGKNPSSKTSGSLCTQCPSPETKWLSLKKYFILLTAKQADDGTVLMPIRTAPKHSSPKREKLASE from the exons ATGAGGCCCAAGGGCGGGACCAGGCGCACTGCCCCAGCCGGCTCCCAACTGCACTGCCAGCGCCGCACAGTGCGGCGGCCGGGAGGCGTGGGGACAGGAAAACCCGGACGCGCCGATCTACCTGTGGGAACGTCGAGGAGATGCGCCGCAAGGATCCAGGAGGGCTGGATCGCTTGGAACCCCACAGTGCGGCAGCAGGCGCTCCGTCGGAGGAACTGGTAtttctgtccccttcctcccagtCTGCAG AGCCAAGCCTGTATTGGAGGCTGTGTTTTGTGCTGCGTGCTCGGACTCCAGCCCTGCACCTCACCTCTGTCTCCTACGCCATCAAG GGACTTCGTCTCTCTcctaaagaagaaaagggaatggTCACGCACATGCTCAGATGGTTTCCCTTTGGTCAGCAGCGGTAAAAACCCTTCATCAAAAACCTCAGGAAG CTTATGTACACAGTGTCCTTCACCTGAGACAAAGTGGCtgtctttgaaaaaatacttcattttgcTCACTGCTAAGCAAGCCGATGATGGAACTGTCTTGATGCCAATAAGGACTGCACCAAAACACTCATCaccaaagagagaaaaacttgcATCAGAATGA